One stretch of Cygnus olor isolate bCygOlo1 chromosome 1, bCygOlo1.pri.v2, whole genome shotgun sequence DNA includes these proteins:
- the CBY2 gene encoding protein chibby homolog 2, which translates to MSAFDLTNQSMQCTRPETDYAIPRMKLRDETFVFIDGKWVSETYCQPPFAPHQKLFGKKAQNEWSIWEENRALWEENQVLRIENRMLWEENQALQCLQSQNKTVQVIYNDAIQQSLQKEKLFPFFQERNLGFQVSPSNKALQVVREKNRVLEVFQQENKTLPSIWKDQKVVVVHEESKDASSARKDTEATRAVEEGNLGPVPQREHEAKAESIAPTQSESKAALSTRDDHEILQALHDLHQILQVFLRENRLPGDRERPRPLHDEGRFYQEEYKKLKLQLNAVKNTVSDITAQMEMLEKELIAFTFPMYEEAGQKLANKCQLGAM; encoded by the coding sequence ATGTCTGCTTTCGATCTGACAAACCAGAGCATGCAGTGTACAAGGCCCGAGACGGATTATGCCATCCCACGGATGAAGCTGAGGGATGAGACGTTTGTCTTTATCGATGGTAAGTGGGTGAGCGAGACGTACTGCCAGCCACCTTTTGCTCCCCATCAGAAACTCTTTGGCAAGAAGGCACAGAATGAGTGGAGCATCTGGGAGGAGAACAGAGCACTCTGGGAGGAAAACCAAGTCCTCCGGATTGAGAACAGGATGCTCTGGGAAGAGAACCAGGCTCTACAATGTCTCCAGTCTCAGAACAAAACTGTCCAGGTTATTTACAATGATGCCATCCAGCAAAGCCTCCAGAAGGAGAAGCTCTTCCCGTTCTTTCAGGAGAGGAACTTAGGCTTCCAGGTTAGCCCGAGCAACAAAGCTCTACAGGTGGTCAGGGAAAAGAACAGAGTCTTAGAGGTTTTCCAGCAGGAGAATAAAACTCTTCCCAGCATCTGGAAAGACCAAAAAGTCGTTGTGGTCCATGAAGAGAGCAAAGATGCCAGCTCAGCTCGGAAAGACACTGAAGCTACCAGAGCTGTAGAAGAAGGCAACCTTGGCCCAGTGCCCCAGCGGGAACACGAAGCTAAAGCAGAGAGCATCGCTCCAACCCAGAGTGAGAGCAAGGCTGCCCTGAGCACGCGGGATGATCATGAGATCCTCCAGGCTCTTCACGACCTACACCAGATCCTCCAGGTCTTCCTGAGAGAGAACCgcctccctggggacagagaGAGGCCTCGTCCTCTCCACGACGAGGGGAGATTCTACCAGGAAGAGTACAAGAAATTGAAACTACAGCTGAATGCTGTGAAAAACACCGTGTCAGACATTACGGCTCAAAtggaaatgctggaaaaagagCTCATTGCCTTCACTTTCCCAATGTATGAAGAAGCAGGACAGAAGCTGGCAAATAAGTGTCAGCTTGGAGCCATGTGA